In one Bombyx mori chromosome 22, ASM3026992v2 genomic region, the following are encoded:
- the LOC101745109 gene encoding coiled-coil domain-containing protein 6 isoform X2 gives MDDSVTSPGHKMADSASESDSSSLDGGAMLPPSTVSRDQLQKRIESLQQQNRVLKVELDTYKLRVKALQEENRSLRQASVSIQAKAEQEEEYISNTLLKKIQALKKEKETLAHHYEREEECLTNDLSRKLNQLRQEKCRLEQTLEQEQECLVNKLMRKIEKLEAETLAKQTNLERLRREKVELENTLEQEQEALVNRLWKRMDKLEAEKRSLQIRLDQPVSDPASPSNGDTASNLSNHIQTLRSEVVKLRNQLAVSQNENKEKMHRFALEEKHIREENMRLQRKLQQEVERREALCRHLSESESSLEMEEERQFNETFGARSRSVSSPGGSRPLSPYASPLLPSGAGLRPGLHLNAQGRRPSDRFVKPAVPAGAPLPGREAGGPAPPSLLQPASPMDTSSKD, from the exons ATGGATGATTCTGTAACTTCACCAG GTCATAAAATGGCAGATTCGGCGTCCGAAAGTGACTCCAGTTCACTTGACGGTGGCGCAATGCTTCCTCCGAGTACTGTTTCTCGTGATCAACTACAGAAAAGAATTGAATCTCTACAGCAACAAAATAG AGTTTTGAAAGTGGAGTTAGATACTTACAAACTTCGTGTGAAAGCTTTGCAAGAAGAAAACCGGTCTTTGAGACAAGCATCAGTTTCAATT cAAGCAAAAGCTGAACAAGAGGAAGAATATATATCTAATACATTGCTGAAAAAAATACAGgctttaaagaaagaaaaagagaCATTAGCACATCACTATGAGCGTGAAGAGGAATGCCTTACTAATGATTTATCAAGAAAATTAAATCAG TTGAGACAAGAAAAGTGTCGTCTTGAACAAACATTGGAACAAGAGCAGGAATGTTTGGTAAATAAATTGATgagaaaaatagaaaaacttGAGGCTGAGACTCTTGCAAAGCAAACGAATTTGGAAAGACTGCGTAGAGAAAAG GTTGAATTAGAGAATACATTAGAACAAGAGCAAGAAGCGCTTGTGAATAGACTTTGGAAGCGAATGGACAAGCTAGAGGCTGAAAAACGTTCGCTGCAGATAAGATTGGATCAACCAGTTTCCGATCCCGCAAGTCCTAG TAATGGTGACACAGCATCTAATCTCAGCAATCACATCCAGACCCTTCGTTCTGAGGTCGTCAAATTAAG AAATCAGTTGGCGGTGTCACAGAATGAAAATAAAGAGAAGATGCATCGGTTTGCTTTAGAAGAAAAACACATTAGGGAAGAAAATATGCGTTTGCAAAGGAAACTCCAGCAAGAGGTGGAACGCCGCGAGGCGCTATGTCGCCATCTGTCCGAGAGCGAGTCTTCGCTGGAGATGGAAGAAGAAAGGCAATTTAATGAAACTTTCGGT GCGCGGTCACGCAGCGTGTCGTCGCCGGGCGGGTCGCGCCCGCTGTCGCCATACGCCTCCCCCCTGCTACCGAGCGGGGCCGGTTTGCGCCCGGGACTACACCTCAATGCACAG GGTCGTCGTCCGAGCGACAGGTTCGTGAAGCCCGCGGTGCCGGCGGGCGCGCCGCTGCCGGGGCGGGAGGCGGGGGGGCCGGCGCCGCCCTCGCTACTCCAGCCCGCCAGTCCCATGGACACCTCCTCGAAAGACTAA
- the LOC101745109 gene encoding coiled-coil domain-containing protein 6 isoform X1, which translates to MDDSVTSPGHKMADSASESDSSSLDGGAMLPPSTVSRDQLQKRIESLQQQNRVLKVELDTYKLRVKALQEENRSLRQASVSIQAKAEQEEEYISNTLLKKIQALKKEKETLAHHYEREEECLTNDLSRKLNQLRQEKCRLEQTLEQEQECLVNKLMRKIEKLEAETLAKQTNLERLRREKVELENTLEQEQEALVNRLWKRMDKLEAEKRSLQIRLDQPVSDPASPRDISNGDTASNLSNHIQTLRSEVVKLRNQLAVSQNENKEKMHRFALEEKHIREENMRLQRKLQQEVERREALCRHLSESESSLEMEEERQFNETFGARSRSVSSPGGSRPLSPYASPLLPSGAGLRPGLHLNAQGRRPSDRFVKPAVPAGAPLPGREAGGPAPPSLLQPASPMDTSSKD; encoded by the exons ATGGATGATTCTGTAACTTCACCAG GTCATAAAATGGCAGATTCGGCGTCCGAAAGTGACTCCAGTTCACTTGACGGTGGCGCAATGCTTCCTCCGAGTACTGTTTCTCGTGATCAACTACAGAAAAGAATTGAATCTCTACAGCAACAAAATAG AGTTTTGAAAGTGGAGTTAGATACTTACAAACTTCGTGTGAAAGCTTTGCAAGAAGAAAACCGGTCTTTGAGACAAGCATCAGTTTCAATT cAAGCAAAAGCTGAACAAGAGGAAGAATATATATCTAATACATTGCTGAAAAAAATACAGgctttaaagaaagaaaaagagaCATTAGCACATCACTATGAGCGTGAAGAGGAATGCCTTACTAATGATTTATCAAGAAAATTAAATCAG TTGAGACAAGAAAAGTGTCGTCTTGAACAAACATTGGAACAAGAGCAGGAATGTTTGGTAAATAAATTGATgagaaaaatagaaaaacttGAGGCTGAGACTCTTGCAAAGCAAACGAATTTGGAAAGACTGCGTAGAGAAAAG GTTGAATTAGAGAATACATTAGAACAAGAGCAAGAAGCGCTTGTGAATAGACTTTGGAAGCGAATGGACAAGCTAGAGGCTGAAAAACGTTCGCTGCAGATAAGATTGGATCAACCAGTTTCCGATCCCGCAAGTCCTAG GGACATTAGTAATGGTGACACAGCATCTAATCTCAGCAATCACATCCAGACCCTTCGTTCTGAGGTCGTCAAATTAAG AAATCAGTTGGCGGTGTCACAGAATGAAAATAAAGAGAAGATGCATCGGTTTGCTTTAGAAGAAAAACACATTAGGGAAGAAAATATGCGTTTGCAAAGGAAACTCCAGCAAGAGGTGGAACGCCGCGAGGCGCTATGTCGCCATCTGTCCGAGAGCGAGTCTTCGCTGGAGATGGAAGAAGAAAGGCAATTTAATGAAACTTTCGGT GCGCGGTCACGCAGCGTGTCGTCGCCGGGCGGGTCGCGCCCGCTGTCGCCATACGCCTCCCCCCTGCTACCGAGCGGGGCCGGTTTGCGCCCGGGACTACACCTCAATGCACAG GGTCGTCGTCCGAGCGACAGGTTCGTGAAGCCCGCGGTGCCGGCGGGCGCGCCGCTGCCGGGGCGGGAGGCGGGGGGGCCGGCGCCGCCCTCGCTACTCCAGCCCGCCAGTCCCATGGACACCTCCTCGAAAGACTAA